In Tripterygium wilfordii isolate XIE 37 chromosome 15, ASM1340144v1, whole genome shotgun sequence, one DNA window encodes the following:
- the LOC120016484 gene encoding uncharacterized protein LOC120016484, translating into MAALSIGIATTTTTFHTRPTLARFKSRIYCVNWDPEGLYGPPQTGHLARIEFKRRLERDAEAREAFERQLREEKERRQALRQSRVIPDTPAELIEYFLDTEAQEIEYEIARMRPRLNQEFFSHLQFELGQLRFAVSKTQDMEDRLIELEALQKAFLEGTEAYDKMQSELVTAKKSLTKVLSSKDVKATLLEMVESNELNRSLLALLDENIANAHQGNQKQAAAFMEKVRAAILKYITV; encoded by the exons ATGGCCGCTCTTTCAATTGGCATCGCTACCACGACAACCACCTTCCATACAAGACCCACTCTGGCTCGTTTCAAGTCCAGAATCTACTGCGTCAATTGG GACCCTGAGGGCTTGTATGGGCCTCCACAAACGGGACATCTCGCTAGAATCGAGTTCAAAAGGCGGCTCGAGAGGGATGCAGAAGCCCGCGAAGCCTTTGAACGCCAGCTCCGTGAAGAAAAAGAGCGTCGCCAAGCTCTTCgacaa TCTCGGGTTATTCCGGATACTCCAGCCGAGCTGATTGAGTACTTTCTTGATACTGAAGCTCAGGAGATTGAGTACGAAATCGCAAGGATGAGGCCAAG ATTGAACCAAGAATTTTTCTCGCATCTACAGTTTGAACTGGGCCAGCTCCGTTTTGCTGTTTCAAAAACGCAG GACATGGAAGACAGATTAATTGAGTTGGAAGCGCTTCAGAAGGCTTTCCTGGAAGGAACAG AAGCGTATGATAAAATGCAAAGTGAGCTTGTAACAGCAAAGAAAAGCCTGACAAAAGTCCTATCATCGAAGGATGTGAAAGCAACT TTATTGGAGATGGTTGAGAGCAATGAACTCAACAGATCCTTACTAGCACTTCTTGATGAAAATATAGCAAATGCGCACCAGGGGAACCAG AAACAAGCTGCAGCTTTCATGGAGAAAGTTCGCGCAGCCATTCTCAAATACATTACAGTTTAG
- the LOC120016239 gene encoding 21 kDa protein-like, with product MEGTFAVSAITTLFFLIQLLCFTSGFPAYDDQDTEYIKTSCTNTTYPRLCYRSLAIYASKIKSDPKLLAKTALNVTFVSTRSTARLMKRISRIHNLRPRVAGAVADCVELVGDSVDELQGSIGEMDHARGGPNFGLVMNDIQTWVSAALTDDDTCMDGFDGKAMNGRVKILVRKHILRVCRLTSNALALVNNYASSQTGAPLP from the coding sequence ATGGAAGGTACTTTTGCAGTCTCTGCAATAACTACTCTGTTTTTCCTAATCCAATTACTCTGTTTCACAAGTGGATTTCCAGCCTATGATGATCAGGACACTGAATACATCAAGACATCATGTACCAACACCACATACCCCAGACTCTGCTACAGATCTCTCGCAATCTATGCAAGCAAAATCAAGAGTGACCCCAAATTACTAGCCAAAACTGCTCTAAATGTGACGTTTGTCTCCACCAGATCGACTGCAAGGTTGATGAAGAGGATATCAAGAATCCATAATTTGAGGCCTAGAGTGGCTGGAGCAGTAGCAGATTGTGTTGAATTGGTTGGTGATTCTGTTGATGAGCTGCAGGGTTCTATTGGAGAGATGGATCATGCCAGAGGAGGACCAAATTTTGGGCTCGTGATGAATGATATACAGACATGGGTTAGTGCGGCATTGACAGATGATGATACTTGTATGGATGGGTTTGATGGTAAGGCCATGAATGGAAGAGTGAAGATCTTGGTGAGGAAACATATATTGAGAGTTTGTCGTTTGACTAGCAATGCTTTGGCTCTTGTTAACAACTATGCCTCCTCTCAAACTGGAGCTCCCTTGCCTTAG
- the LOC120016580 gene encoding hsp70-Hsp90 organizing protein 3-like, which produces MAEEAKAKGNAAFSSGDYETAVRHFSDAIDLAPTNHVLYSNRSAAYASLHKYHEALTDAKKTVELKPDWSKGYSRLGAAHFGLRQAQEAIAAYKKGLEIDPSNEALKSGLADAQAASRTRQPPSPFGDAFGGPEMWAKLTADPATRAYLQQPDFVKMMQDIQNNPNNLNLYLKDQRVMQALGVLLNVKMKAPTGEDMEFPEDDSPPPPVRKAEPAKEETKEPEPEPMDLTDEGKERKETKDLAVKEKEAGNAAYKKKDFETAIAHYTKATELDDEDISYITNRAAVYLEMGKYEECIKDCDKAVERGRELRADFKMVAKALTRKGTALAKMAKCSKDYEPVIEAFQKALTEHRNADTLKKLNDAEKAKKELEQQEYFDPRVADEEREKGNEFFKQQKYPEAVKHYTEALRRNPKDPKVYSNRAACYTKLGALPEGLKDAEKCIELDPTFSKGYTRKGAVQFFMKDYDKALETYQEGLKHDPQNQDLLDGVRKCIGQINKASRGDLTPDELKERQAKGMQDPEVQNILSDPVMRQVLTDFQENPKAAQEHMKNPMVMNKVQKLVNAGIVQIR; this is translated from the exons ATGGCCGAAGAAGCCAAAGCCAAGGGTAACGCCGCCTTCTCCTCCGGTGACTACGAGACCGCCGTTCGCCACTTCAGTGATGCTATCGACCTCGCCCCTACCAACCACGTGCTCTATTCGAACCGATCTGCCGCCTATGCATCCTTACACAAGTACCACGAAGCCTTAACTGATGCCAAGAAAACCGTGGAGCTCAAGCCTGACTGGTCCAAAGGCTACTCCCGCCTCGGTGCGGCTCACTTTGGCTTGAGACAGGCCCAGGAAGCCATTGCCGCCTATAAGAAGGGTCTCGAGATCGACCCCAGCAACGAGGCCTTGAAATCTGGATTGGCTGACGCCCAAGCAGCTTCCCGAACCCGACAGCCTCCGAGTCCTTTCGGTGACGCGTTTGGTGGACCCGAGATGTGGGCGAAATTAACAGCGGATCCGGCTACTAGGGCATATCTGCAACAGCCGGATTTTGTTAAGATGATGCAGGATATTCAGAACAATCCAAACAATTTGAATCTTTACTTGAAGGATCAGAGAGTTATGCAGGCGCTTGGGGTTCTGTTGAACGTGAAGATGAAGGCACCGACTGGCGAGGATATGGAGTTTCCGGAGGATGACTCACCACCGCCACCAGTGAGGAAGGCAGAGCCGGCGAAGGAGGAAACGAAAGAGCCAGAGCCGGAACCCATGGACTTGACGGACGAAGGGAAGGAGAGAAAGGAGACGAAGGATCTGGctgtgaaggagaaggaggCTGGTAATGCGGCATACAAAAAGAAGGACTTTGAGACTGCTATAGCGCACTACACTAAGGCCACAGAACTTGACGATGAAGATATCTCTTACATTACCAATCGAGCGGCAGTTTATCTGGAGATGGGCAAG TATGAAGAATGTATCAAAGATTGTGACAAGGCTGTTGAAAGGGGAAGAGAGCTTAGAGCAGACTTCAAGATGGTAGCTAAAGCATTGACAAGGAAGGGTACTGCTCTAGCAAAAATGGCAAAGTGCTCGAAGGACTATGAACCAGTTATTGAGGCATTCCAGAAAGCTCTTACAGAACATCGGAATGCAGATACATTGAAGAAACTAAATGATGCTGAGAAAGCAAAGAAAGAACTAGAGCAGCAAGAATATTTTGATCCAAGGGTGGCTGATGAGGAGCGTGAGAAAG GTAATGAATTTTTTAAGCAGCAGAAGTACCCAGAGGCTGTGAAGCATTACACAGAAGCCTTAAGAAGGAACCCGAAGGATCCAAAG GTATATAGTAATAGAGCTGCATGCTACACAAAACTTGGGGCACTACCTGAGGGATTGAAGGATGCAGAGAAGTGTATTGAGCTGGATCCAACCTTTTCCAAGGGGTATACAAGAAAAGGTGCTGTTCAATTTTTCATGAAGGATTACGACAAGGCTCTGGAAACTTACCAGGAGGGGCTGAAACATGATCCTCAAAATCAAGATTTGCTTGATGGTGTGAGAAA ATGCATCGGGCAAATTAACAAGGCTAGCCGTGGTGATTTAACCCCCGATGAATTGAAAGAGAGACAG GCGAAGGGAATGCAGGACCCAGAAGTTCAGAACATTCTTTCTGATCCAGTTATGAGACAG GTATTGACGGACTTCCAAGAGAACCCAAAGGCAGCACAGGAACATATGAAGAACCCGATGGTGATGAATAAGGTCCAGAAGCTTGTCAATGCGGGAATTGTCCAAATTAGATAG
- the LOC120016581 gene encoding thylakoid lumenal protein TL20.3, chloroplastic isoform X1, with protein sequence MAMAVAFTCVSQLSANISSSSTHQCQPLANKTSRIVSQLNPERQDRFPGRLFRQKFDAESNDWKLFVSTALAAAVISFGSGMPAVADLNKYEAETRGEFGIGSAAQFGSADLRKAVHVNENFRRANFTSADMRESDFSGSTFNGAYLEKAVAYKANFSGADLSDTLMDRMVLNEANLTNAVLVRTVLTRSDLGGALIEGADFSDAVIDLLQKQALCKYASGTNPVTGVSTRTSLGCGNRTRNAYGSPSSPLLSAPPPKMLDRDGYCDEGSGLCDAK encoded by the exons ATGGCAATGGCGGTGGCATTCACTTGTGTCTCGCAATTATCTGCGaacatttcttcttcatctaccCATCAATGTCAACCTCTTGCTAATAAGACCTCTCGCATAGTTTCTCAACTAAACCCAGAAAGGCAAGACCGGTTTCCGG GAAGATTGTTTCGACAAAAATTTGATGCGGAATCAAACGATTGGAAGCTGTTTGTTTCGACTGCATTGGCAGCTGCAGTTATTAGCTTTGGCTCTGGCATGCCTGCTGTGGCCGATCTCAATAAGTACGAAGCAGAAACAAGGGGTGAGTTTGGAATTGGATCAGCTGCACAATTCGGTTCTGCAGATCTCAG GAAAGCAGTTCATGTGAATGAAAATTTCAG GAGAGCCAATTTCACATCTGCAGATATGAGGGAATCTGATTTCAGTGGTTCAACATTCAATGGTGCATACCTGGAGAAAGCAGTGGCATACAAGGCAAATTTTTCAG GTGCCGATTTAAGTGACACATTGATGGATCGCATG GTTCTTAATGAGGCTAATCTCACAAATGCCGTGCTTGTTAGAACGGTCCTCACACGAAGTGATCTTGGGGGCGCACTTATTGAAGGTGCAGATTTTAGTGATGCTGTCATAGACCTACTCCAGAAGCAG GCACTCTGCAAATATGCAAGTGGCACAAATCCTGTTACAGGAGTTAGCACCAGAACAAGCTTGGGTTGCGGAAACAGGACACGTAATGCTTATGGTAGTCCATCATCTCCTCTTCTAAGTGCTCCACCGCCAAAAATGCTTGATCGCGATGGTTACTGTGATGAAGGCTCTGGTCTATGCGACGCAAAATAG
- the LOC120016581 gene encoding thylakoid lumenal protein TL20.3, chloroplastic isoform X2, with amino-acid sequence MPAVADLNKYEAETRGEFGIGSAAQFGSADLRKAVHVNENFRRANFTSADMRESDFSGSTFNGAYLEKAVAYKANFSGADLSDTLMDRMVLNEANLTNAVLVRTVLTRSDLGGALIEGADFSDAVIDLLQKQALCKYASGTNPVTGVSTRTSLGCGNRTRNAYGSPSSPLLSAPPPKMLDRDGYCDEGSGLCDAK; translated from the exons ATGCCTGCTGTGGCCGATCTCAATAAGTACGAAGCAGAAACAAGGGGTGAGTTTGGAATTGGATCAGCTGCACAATTCGGTTCTGCAGATCTCAG GAAAGCAGTTCATGTGAATGAAAATTTCAG GAGAGCCAATTTCACATCTGCAGATATGAGGGAATCTGATTTCAGTGGTTCAACATTCAATGGTGCATACCTGGAGAAAGCAGTGGCATACAAGGCAAATTTTTCAG GTGCCGATTTAAGTGACACATTGATGGATCGCATG GTTCTTAATGAGGCTAATCTCACAAATGCCGTGCTTGTTAGAACGGTCCTCACACGAAGTGATCTTGGGGGCGCACTTATTGAAGGTGCAGATTTTAGTGATGCTGTCATAGACCTACTCCAGAAGCAG GCACTCTGCAAATATGCAAGTGGCACAAATCCTGTTACAGGAGTTAGCACCAGAACAAGCTTGGGTTGCGGAAACAGGACACGTAATGCTTATGGTAGTCCATCATCTCCTCTTCTAAGTGCTCCACCGCCAAAAATGCTTGATCGCGATGGTTACTGTGATGAAGGCTCTGGTCTATGCGACGCAAAATAG